In Ovis aries strain OAR_USU_Benz2616 breed Rambouillet chromosome 22, ARS-UI_Ramb_v3.0, whole genome shotgun sequence, the DNA window AAAACTAACCAAAAAGTGtaacttaaacacacacacgcacacgcacacatacattcAAAATAGCCACATTTCAAAGTACACAGGAATaaacatagaaaagaaacatCTCGTACTTTTGTGAAAAAATTATACAACtttattaaagaatataaaataatatttgaacaaATGGGGAGATATACCATGGtataaagatgtcaattcttttataaattaatatcTCAATTCAGGGAAATTCCTATCAAATCGCCAGTGGATTTACTTGAAAGCTTATTCTAAAATTCACCTAGAAAACATATGTAAATAGAAACAAGTTAATTTTGATACAGAATGAGGGCGACAGTGTTCCATTCAAAGGGCGATAGAAATGGCCCCTGAGTGGGGAAAGATGGTCCGCTTCACTaatagaaaaatgcaaaataagatAACAAGATATTTTTTGTCCTTAGATATCCTTCAATATCTAAAAGATAATTTTGGAGGGGGAGAGAAACAAAAACTCACAGATACTGTTGGTGGAAGTTTAATTGGTCCAGtctttttttaaaggtgatttGGCACATTAAAACCTTGTGCgagtaattccctggtggtccagaggttaagactccatcctTCCAGTGGAGGGGttgcaagttcaattcctggtcagggaactaagatcccacatgctgcacagtgcaaAATGTTACACAAATAAACAAGAACCATGCATAGGGTCCAATCCAGCAGTAACAAGGCAACTTTCGGAGCTGACTCCAGAGTACATGTAAACACCCACCCATGGCGCCCGATCAAGCATGTCATGTAGCACCAAGCCTTTCCAGTTCCAAACTAGAAACAATTCAAGTGCTCATTaggaagacagttttttttttttaaacatccaaCTTAGGGGATATAGTGCAGTAGTTTAAAAAGCAAACCAACCTATTCCTATTGACGTTGCATGAACTTCAAGATCACTTATGTACTGCAAGAACGCATGTTCTATGTAACAGTTTATGTTCAAAATCTGTACATAGCTCTGCACATACATATGACTGTAAATgtacagaacagaaacaaacgGTGAGCTTTTTTCTGGGGACAAGGATTAGAGATGCAGTAAAATCAGAGGGGACTCCAGCTTCCTCTATTTTGCTTGAAATTTCAAGATGAAAACGTAAGCCTATATTAATCATGTAGTTGTAAAACTCTCCCTGAAGTTAATGtggcaatttttaaatttaagcacattttcctttcaaacatattcatttaaaatgtgtatatcatcaaatatctttattttataaggGCCTGAATATTTTTCAACCTTATTAAAACCATTAGAATATTTTCAAACCATTACAATATTTTCAATATGTTCAATATTAAAACCATTAGAATAGAATTTTCCTTTCAaacatattcatttaaaatgtgtatatcatcaaatatctttattttataaggGCCTGAATATTTTTCAACCTTATTAAAACCGTTAGAATATTTTCAAACCATTACaatattttcagtattaaaaCCATTAGAATATTTGGGGGAGTGGTAAGGTTATCTGTTGCCATGCTGGTTTCTCTATATAAGGACTTTAATCTCTATGTTATCACTGCAAGAAAACATCATCTCAGCATTAAGGCACATGCAGTCTACATTCTCTAAATAATTCTAAACAAATCTGATATCGAACATCAGTGCTGCATCAGAAAACACATACTTGTAGAATGTCCAACGAAATACCAATATTGCAAAACATCAAGGATCTTTTGGAAGGGTTAGTGGAGAACTGGTCTTTTTGTTAATCAGGAACCTTACTTTTGGATTCTTTTTCCGAAACTCTGTATAGCTTTGCTGGGGCATAAATTTAAAAGTGTTCCATATCTCATGATGATGTCTTGGAAAGCGTCTGAAAATTGGGACCACCACAGCTTCCTTATAAACGTATGATATTTGGTTATTTGAAAAGCCATCGAGACAAGATGGAACATAGTCACATGCCCAAAGATTGAAATTTCTTGAAACGTGTTGCCTTTTTTCTGGGGAGATCTTCTTACGTCCcaagccctggagaaggatcACAAGCAGATTAGGAGGAGGATATTCAAGGCCACACAGTTTGGAGGTCTTTAATAAAACCACCTCCACGACATCTTGTGTTTAAATGATCACTCTTATAGGAGGCATCCTTTATCAACTTTTGGGAGGCTGTGAACTGACATAACCTCATGATCTTCACAGCATTCCACTCCCACGCAAGGGGCTGGGCTTCTAGGACACGGAGGACTGAACCAGAGAGACCCCAGCCTGGACAGCCAGGAAGTCTGAGTAGGTTCTCTACACCCAGGCGGCTGTATCCACCCCAGGCTGCATCCCCAGCACTCCGTGGGAGGGCTCTTACTCTGAGAGATCCGAGGATTCTCTCCCATCCCAGAGGATTCCCAGTGAAGGAAGCAGCATGTGGGTCTCTACCCACAGGCTTCCTCCTCAAATCTTACTAATGTGGCCATTAGGAAATTTACAAATTACATATGCAGCTCACATATCTATTTCCATGTCTGTGTTAACCACCACTAGCCAGCGctatcagactttgtttttttcagtgATGGGGAAACACCATCTCCAGGAAGAAGCTAACTGCAGTTAGTAGAGACTCCTTCATATCATGAAAACTCCCCATCCATTCCTTTGACGCCTCCTTGTGGGTCCTGGCTCTGCAGTCCAGAGACACACATAGGCAATCCTTCCTTCTCATGACAGATCTTCACAAAAAAAAAGCTCACAAATTAGACGGTTTATGGGAAAGCACTTCGATAAGCATggaattcacacacaaaaaaacctagGCAGAAGGGAGGCTGGTGTGGATTTTGAAAGCCAAGTGGGAATTCGAGAATTTACGCTTTTTCCCCCCCCTGGTAACCTGTTAGGAGGCTTTAATTTTACTCCAATTTTGAGGCCAGTCCTCAATCTTCACCAGGTCTCAGAAAATCAAGAGCCCTGATGTTGCTGTTCATCTTTTTAGCAATGTGGGGAGAAATACTCACAGAGTCAAGGTAGAACCCAGAGTCTTGAAAGCTGTGACGATTGTCATGAGCAGAGAAGGGGAAGTTGTTATTTACTGCTTGCTGGAAAAGAGCGAGAGGAGAGATAAAAAGGCACACATCGGAACCACAGCAGGCTTCCAGAACCTGCCTACAGTGGCCTGGAAGGAAGACGGAGGAGGCAGGTTGACTGCTAAGTGAGAACTAAATGCATCCACAGTGATGGAGCAAACAGTAAACACTGGAGGGGTTAGGTGTGCACATCAGCTCAAGGCTTTGAAACTCCACTTCATTGCCAGCTTTCTTAAAATTATaacaagttttctttaaaatacctTATTGAGAGGCAAGGAAAGGAAAGTCAGTAGGCATGGAATTGAAGGCTGGAAAGGAATTCTGAAGCCATCTTCTTCATCTGGCCAATAAGGATCCTAGTAGACCAGAGCTCTCTGGTCCAGGGCTGCTAAGTGTGAAGTCAACCCTGCTTCTACCACCGGCCATTCGCAGCCCCTTAAGCAGCTCATGAACTGGCCAGGGAGGTGGAACATGCGTGTTCCACATGCGTGTTCACAGAAGAGTAACTTCATCGTCTGGACCAGGAGGTAGTTCCTTCTAGAGAGTATTTGAGGAGCCGTGGTGACCAGTTATGAAGTGAGGATGCTGCCAGAATGTCGGGATCCAGGGAGATCTAGTGAGCAGTTCCCTCCAAGCAGTACCACCCCCTTGGAGAGCCACGGGGGCGCGTGGCAAGCGCCCTGGACCCACCTTCTCCCGCAATTTGTAGATTGGCGGAAGCTTCTCCTCCACTTGCCGAGATAAACGTGGACTGTGGGACTCTTTCAGCATCGTACTTGTGATGGATTCTGGCATCTTTTGTGTTAGTCCAATGTGAGGGAACTGGAAAAACAGCACACACGCCTTGATTAAAACCAGACACATCTGAATCTCAAAGCCAAGTATCAGGGCTTCCTCTGTAAAAGGATTAAAATGCAATTTGGGTGCTTCTGGCATGCGATGGAAATGgcataattttcataattttcaagTATCCTTTCCAAGACAAAAAATATTGTCATGGCCCAAGGCCACCACTGCCGGCCGTTTCAAGTTACAGGGGCCACCCTGCTGCTTGGAGCCTGGAAACAGTTCCACGGCCTGGTGAGGCGGGTGCGGTCCCACGAGAGGGAGCCAATGAGCTCCAAGGAGACAGAATGTGTTATCTGAGACCTTCCTGGTGGTCAGGGAGTGCCCCATACTCGGGGCCAAGCATTCAGCCTGTGTTCCCAGGGGTGAGCCAACCTCCTGCAGGTAGGGGGTGCATCTTAAGACCCAGGAAGGTGAGAAGGGTCGCGTTGAGTCTCTacagaaaatgcaaaatggcagaGGGTGGGAAGATTATTTGGATGCCAGGGGTGAGCTGGGAGTGGGCTTTGGGATCTCCCTGTGAACAGGCGGGAAGGAAACAGGACTGGGTCGAGGGAGGTGGTCCCAAAGAAGGTCTAGACTAACCCCATAGGGAGCTCCAGACACGCAGTGGCTTCTCTGAGTCGGCCTGATGGAGTGAGAGGACTGGCCCCTTGTGTGCTCTTGCCCATCAGTCACTGGGTAGGAGAGGAAGGTGGAGGACCCAGGAAGCAACTGACCTTGAGGAAGCAGCTCTTTTCAGCCAAGGAGTATCTAGGGTTGGACCCCTCTGCCCACCAAGCCACACTCTCAGCAGCTAGGCCAGGAGTCCATTCCCAAAGAGGGATGTGGGTTCTGCTTGATAGCCACTGTAGCTCACCCCAATTTTACATAAACATCACCTCTTAAAGGCCACTCCTACAAAGTGGCCTTTGAAGTGTCGATCTCTAGGAGAGAAACTAAGATACAAACTGAATACAAATAAGATACAAACAGAAGGCAAGACCCCCAACTCTTAGCGAAAATTCTTGCAAAGGGAGGTAACATAATGTGGTGGTGGGTCACAGACAATAGACTCAATGTCCCTGGGTCCAATCCCAGC includes these proteins:
- the TEX36 gene encoding testis-expressed protein 36, with the protein product MVKGRRFNPPLDKDGRWFPHIGLTQKMPESITSTMLKESHSPRLSRQVEEKLPPIYKLREKQAVNNNFPFSAHDNRHSFQDSGFYLDSGLGRKKISPEKRQHVSRNFNLWACDYVPSCLDGFSNNQISYVYKEAVVVPIFRRFPRHHHEIWNTFKFMPQQSYTEFRKKNPKVRFLINKKTSSPLTLPKDP